Part of the Streptomyces europaeiscabiei genome is shown below.
GGTCGTCCAGCACCAGGACCTCCACGCCGTGTTCGGCGAGCCAGTCGTGCCCGCCGTGGAAGGTCGTGGCCTCCCCGACCACCACCCGCGAGATCCCGAACTGCCGCACCAGGCCGGAGCAGTACCAGCACGGCGAGAGCGTCGTCACCATCGTCGTACCGCGATACGTCCGCTGCCGTCCCGCCGCGCGGAACGCGGCCGTCTCGGCGTGCATGGAGGGATCGTCGTCCTGGACCCGCCGATTGTGACCGCGCCCGAGGAG
Proteins encoded:
- a CDS encoding nucleoside deaminase, with the protein product MNDVVDDVVDDVVDQEQAQEQAQARAWLATAVEEARAGLAEGGIPIGAALYGPDGSLLGRGHNRRVQDDDPSMHAETAAFRAAGRQRTYRGTTMVTTLSPCWYCSGLVRQFGISRVVVGEATTFHGGHDWLAEHGVEVLVLDDPECASLMRDFVENNPALWNEDIGDIGE